The Orcinus orca chromosome 1, mOrcOrc1.1, whole genome shotgun sequence DNA window aaagagaaattaaggaaacactcccatttaccactgcaacaaaaagaataaaatacctagcaataaacctacctagggagagaaaagacctgtatgcaaaaaactataagacactgatgaaagaaattaaagatgataccaacagatggagagatataccatgttcttggattggaagaatcaatattgtgaaaatgactatactactcaaagcaatctacagattcaatgcaatccctatcaaattaccaatggcattttttacagaactggaacaaaaaatctcaaaatttgtatggagacacaaaagaccgcgaataaccaaagcggtcttgaggggaaaaaacggagctggaggaatcagactccctgacttcagactatactacaaagctacagtaatcaagacaatatggtactggcacaaaaacagaaacacagatcaatggaacaggatagaaagcccagagataaacccacacacctgtggttaactaatttatgacaaaggaggcaaggatatacaatggagaaaacacagtctcttcaataattggtgctgggaaaactggacagctacatgtaaaagaatgaaattggaacactccctaacaccatacacgaaaataaactcaaaatggattagagacctaaatgtaagaccggacactataaaactcttagagggaaacataggaagaaccctctttgacataaatcacagcaagatcttttttgatccacctcctagagcaatggaaataaaaacaaaaataaacaaatgggacctaatgaaacttaaaagcatttgcacagcaaaggaaactacaaacaagacgaaaagacaaccctcagaatgggagaaaatttttgcaaacgagtcaacggacaaaggattaatctccaaaatatataaacagctcatccaactcaatattaaaaaatcaaacaacctaatccaaaaatgggcagaagccctaaatagacatctctccatacagatggccaacaagcacatgaaaagctgctcaacatcactgattattagagaaatgcaaatcaaaacacaatgagggatcacctcacaccagttagaatgggcatcatcagaaaatctacaaacaacaaatgctggagagggtgtggagaaaagggaaccctctggcactgttggtgggaatgtaaactgatacagccactatggagcagtatggaggttccttaaaaaactaaaattagagtaaagctgtcactgtttgcagatgacatgatactacacatagagaatcctaaagatgctaccagaaaactactagagctaatcaatgaatttggtaaagtagcaggatacaaaaattaatgcacagaaatctctggcattcctatatactaatgacgaaaaatctgaaagtgaaatcaagaaaacactcccatttaccattgcaacaaaaagaataaaatatctaggaataaacctacctaaggagacaaaagacctgtatgcagaaaattataagacactgatgaaagaaattaaagatgatacaaatagatggagagatataccatgttcttggattggaagaatcaacattgtgaaaatgactctactacccaaagcaatctatagattcaatgcaatccctatcaaactaccactggcatttttcacagaactagaacaaaaaatttcgcaatttgtatggaaacacaaaagaccccgaatagccaaagcaatcttgagaacgaaaaaaggagctggaggaatcaggcttcctgacttcagactatactacaaagctacagtaatcaagacagtatggtactggcacaaaaacagaaagataggtcaatggaacaggatagaaaggccagagataaacccacgcacatatggacaccttatctttgataaaggtggcaggaatgtacagtggagaaaggacagcctcttcaataagtggtgctgggaaaactggacaggtacatgtaaaagtatgagattagatcactccctaacaccatacacaaaaataagctcaaaatggattaaagacctaaatgtaaggccagaaactatcaaactcttagaggaaaacataggcagaacactctatgacataaatcacagaaagatcctttctgacccacctcctagagtaatggaaataaaaacaaaaataaacaaatgggacctaatgaaacttcaaagcttttgcacagcaaaggaaaccataaacaagaccaaaagacaaccctcagaatgggagacaatatttgcaaatgaagcaaccaacaaaggattaatctccaaaatttacaagcagctcatgcagctcaataacaaaaaaacaaacaacccaatccaaaaatgggcagaagacctaaatagacatttctccaaagaagatatacagactgccaacaaacacatgaaagaatgttcaacatcattaatcattagagaaatgcaaatcaaaactacaatgagatatcatctcacaccagtcagaatggccatcatcaaaaaatctagaaacaataaatgttggagagcatgtggagaaaagggaacactcttgcactgctggtgggaatgtgaattggttcagccactatggagaacagtatggaggttccttaaaaaactacaaatagaactaccatacgacccagcaatcccactactgggcatataccctgagaaaaccaaaattcaaaaagagtcatgtaccaaaatgttcattgcagctctatttacaatagcccggagatggaaacaacctaagtgcccatcatcggatgaatggataaagaagatgtggcacatatatacaatggaatattactcagccataaaaagaaacgaaattgagttatctgtaatgaggtggatagacctagagtctgtcatacagagtgaagtaagtcagaaagaaaaagacaaataccgtatgctaacacatatatatggaatttaagaaaaaaaatgtcatgaagaacctaggagtaagacaggaataaagatgcagacctactggagaacggacttgaggttatggggagggggaagggtgagctgtgacagggcaagagagagtcatggacatatacacactaacaaacgtagtaaggtagatagctagtgggaagcagccgcatggcacagggatattggctcggtgctttgtgacagcctggaggggtgggatagggagggtgggagggagggagacgcaagagggaagacatatgggaatatatgtatatgtataactgattcactttgttataaagcagaaactaacacaccattgtaaagcaattatacctcaataaagttgttaaaaaataaaaaaaaaaaaactaaaattagaattaccatatgacccagcaatcccactattgggcatatacccagaggaaaccataattcaaaaagacacatgcaccctaattgtcattgcagcactatttacagtagccaggacatggaagcaacctaaatgcccattgacagacaaatggttgaagaagatgtggtacatatataaaatggaatattactcagtgataaaaaggaatgaaattggatcatttgtagagacatggatagatctagagactgtcatacacagtgaagtaagtcagaaaaagaagaacaaatattgtatattaatgcatatatgtggaacctaggaaaatggtacagaagaacaaatattatatattaatgcatatatgtggaacctaggaaaatggtacagaagaacaaatattatatattaatgcatatatgtggaacctaggaaaatggtacagatgaaccggtttgcagggcagaaactgagacacagaagtagagaacaaacatatgtacaccaaggggagaaagcggctggggggtaggggggggcatgtgatgaattgggagattgggattgacatgtatacactaatatgtattaaatggataactggtaagaacctgctgtataaaaaaataaaattcaaaaaaaaatcttaaaaaaaaaaaaaagaagtggagtcAACGGGACTTGCTGATGGTCTGGATGCAAGATGTGAGAAAGAAGAGTCAAGGATGATGCCCATGACCTTCAGCCTGAAGAACgagaaggatggagttgccatcGAGTGATATGGGGAAAGCTGAGCGTAGAGCAGATTTCTATGTGAGCAGATGAGGAATTTGGTCTCAGACGTGTCAAGCTTGAGATGCCTGTAACCTCTCAGAGAAGTTACTGAGTAAGAAGCTGGATTTGAGTTTGGGGTTTAGTGGAAAGATCTGGTCTGGAGGTAGAAATTTGTCACCAGCTTAATAGATGGCAATAGAAGACACGAGACGGGCTAAAATCCCTAAGGGAGTAAATGGAGCTAAAGAAGAGAGGTCCAAGGACTAGGCTTGGAGGTTGGGAGTGAGGCGGAACCGGCGGAGACCGAGGCCCTATGAGACAGCGCGATCTAGCCCCTGCCTGCCCCGACAGCTGCATCTCGGTCTTCCTCTTGATCACGCTGGCCTTTCAGCAGATCCTAAATGATGCCAAGTCTTACCCTACTCCAGGacatttgcatttgctgttccttcATCCCTGAAGGACCCAAATCAGACCCCGATTCTGCCCATGGCTGGCTCCTTATCTGTCAAGTCTTAGTTTAAGCGTCACCTTCACAGAGAGGACCTATTCCATCCACCACTACCTGATACATTCATTCTATTTCAGCACCCTGCTGATTTCCCTCAGTGAACTTTTTACAATTGGCTGCCAGGATACCATAgtctcttgcttttcttctttctcctccagatGCTCCACTGCAGTTCCCTTTGCCTTCCTTCTACTCTCCCCACCTCTTAATGTTGGAGTGCCCCGGGGCTCACCCTCAGGTCTATCAACACTGCCCCGCTCCGGGATCTCCCCCCAGTCGTACAACTTTATCTACGTGCAAGACTCCCAAATGTCTCTATCTCCAGCTCAGACCTCTTCTCCGAAATCAGACTCATACCCAACTATCAATTTGACACCCCCTTGGAGATCTAATACATTAAGATGTCCAAAGTCAATTTCTCAACTTTCTCTCCACAGGCCTATCTTCAACCTTCTCTCTCTCACTAGGCATCAACACCACTATTCCAGTTACTCAGGACAAAACCTTAGAGTTatgtttaatttctctgtttctctcctgcCTCACATCCCAACTATCAGCAAACCCTGTTTACCttcaaaataaattcagaatctGACTACGTCCCTCTCCACTACTCCCACCCTGATTCAAGCCACCAGACATCTCTTGCCTGGTTTACTCAACAGCCTCCTTCTGGGTGCTCCTGCTGCTACCCCTACCCCTCTTTATCCATTCTCAGTACCTTAGCCAGagtgattcttttaaaacattaaggCTTACAGCATTTTTGTgccaccctgcccaccccccaacgAACTTCTCTTACTTTTCCTCCTTTTACTCTCTCCCTCATTCACACCCTGGACTCCATGCTATTCCTCCAACTCTTCAGGGACACGCCTACCTTTGGCAACTGCTGTTCCAAGATACTCTTCCTCCAGATATCTGCTCAGGCAACTCCCTCACCTGTCACCTCTTACAATCTTTGTTCACATGTTACCTTCTTTACGAGGCCTACCCTGATCAAACTAGTTAAAGCAGACAGCTGTGTCCTCCTTCCTTGCTCTCCTTCTTTTCCCTATAGCACTTATGTTCTTTTCAGGTACTGTAACCAAGGTACAAATTCATCCTGGCTTACCAGGAACTCTCCTGGTTTCCAAAGCCCCACATCTTAGGAACACTCACTGCTGAGCAAACCAGGATGTTGGTCATCCTACCCataatttactatttttattttctgtctctcctcatgatatataaaatcacttccacaagggcagggacttGACTGCTGTGTTCAcatagaacagagcctggcacataataggtgctcaataaatagggCTTAACCACCAGCCCATCACCACCTTAATCAGCCTGCTGCAAGGGATCACCTAGCAAACTAGCTGAAAATAATCAGGTGTATAATTTGAGCTTTTCAAATTTAATTACACTAAAATTTGAAACTGTGGCATTATAAGGTATGACCAACCAGTGGAAACTAGACACAAAAAATTTCCATATATAAGTTATTCCTAACAACCATAAGCCAAACCAGGAATGCTATCCCCCAAATCCACACGACCCAAACATTATAGATTTCACATAAAGTGGCCTAATTCAGAAAATAAcctttgaggacttccctggtggtctagtggttaagactccagctTCCACTCCCAGGGGGCACCGGTTGGATCCCGAGTGGGGGGAGTTCCGCAGGCCACACGGTgcggccaaagaaaaaagaagataaccTTTGACACCTCTCCACTAACCCTATAATTCCTATGCAAACCGCAGTTTCCAAtacctgcaactaagacctgctGCACAGCAAACAGGCCAATTCTTACCTCCTGTGTAGAGAAAGGAGCCAGACAGGCCTCCGAAGTAGATGAGAGCTAAGTGCTCCAGTTTCAGAGGGGACAGGTAGTACAGGCAAGCAGCACAGACACAGCCCAAGGTGTAGAGGAAGACTCCAAACCGGACGACATCCTGGGGCTCCAAGATTCGGTCCACCAGGGTCCTGTCATCACTCTTTTTGTGGTCAATGCCCTTGGAAAAGTCGTAGTAAGTGTTGACCAAGTTGCCAGCCCCGTGCACAGCGAGGACAGCTACGGCACAACCCACCAGTAGCCTGGGATCCAGGACGCCCTGGGATCTGTAGGCCAGGGCACTGCCCAGGGCCACCGGGGTGAGTGAGGCACTGAAGCTCCAGGGCCGCAGGGCCAGAACATAGGAGGCGCACTTCTGCCTCCACGAGCGCTGCGGCGGTCTGTCCTGCTCCGAACAGCCGTTCCCCAGCAGGTCCCTGTCCCCGACCTTGGCCGTCTCTCCTGCCTGGATGTTAACCTTCTCCCCCGGGACCTGCGAGGCCGCCATGGAGAATGCACTTGGGTGAAGTCAATGTTAAACAGTGAGCCACCCACACACAGCGTCCGCCCTGAGGCGAGGACAGGCGGGGCGGCGGACCTGACCTTCTTCGGTTCCACCCGGGGGCAGGGATAGGGAGGCGGCGGGGCCCGGGGACTGCAGCGAGTGGGCCTGGCACCCCACGAGGCCCGGCGGCACCTCCCCGACCTCCTGTCACCTGGGCGAGGACCGCTTCCAGACGCCCGCCTCGCCCTACAGCCCGAGACTGAACCGCTGCCGCCTCTACGCAGCTGCGGGAGCGACCATCTTGGGCACCCGCCACTGTAGGCCCGCCGGGAAACAGGGACCGGCTGCGCGGGCCTGGGCCGGGGCGGGGTTGAGGGCGGGACCAGGCTGAGGGCGGGGCCGGGgcttggggcgggggcggggccgggacaGTGCAGCGACCCAGCGGTCCAGCCCTTCCTCACCCCGACGGTCCGCGAGTGGCAGTTGCTCCCGCACTTGCTGGAAACAGCCTCACTTAGTATCTCAAGAAGGGCCACGAGTGCGTGTCGCTTTACGACTTACCAAGAGCTTTCTCTCACGGAAATAggactcattcattttttttcattcaacatgcatttattgagcgcctactgtgtgcaacatttactgaacacctactattgcacgcagcagtgaataaaacagataaaaatcagGGAGCACATTGAGGGTGATAAGAAAGGTGTAATTAAACTTCCTTTCCAAATGAGAAAACCGAAGCTCTGAAATGGGAAATGACGATGTCTAGGAAATTATTAGCTTAGCcaagacattgaagcaacctaaaggtccatcaactgatgaatggataaagatatatgaaaaatggaatattactcagccataaaaagaatgaaatattgccatttgcagcaacatgaatggacctagagagtatcatacgaggtgaagtcagacagagaaagacaaatattatatgatatcacatatggggaatcttaaaaataatacaaatgaacttttttataaaacagaaacagactcacagaaacagaaaacaaacttatggttaccaaggagaaagggggggaggggtaaattaggagtatgggattaaaagatacacactactatatataaaatagataaataaggatttactgtacagcacagggaactatattcaatatcttgtaataacctataatggaaaagaatctgaaaaagaatatatacatatgtatctgaatcactttgctgtacagctgaaactaacacaatattgtaaatcaactatagctcaatttaaaaaaactaaactaaaattaaaaaaaagaaattattagctCTGGTAATAATCACAACAGCAATAATTCCCACTTTTTATTATGCATATTCCATATACTGCCCTGACTgcctttttatctttcttctaatttatttacttattcatgcACAGAactgccctcctccccacccaccagTTGGCCAGCTTTGTATCTCCACTTCCTGCCTTCTGGGAGCTTATGGTCCATATCTGTAGCTTGTTCTGGCTGGAGAGAGccaattgttaaatttttaggAATTTTGTGAGCAGTCATTAAGcaaagccattattaaaaattaaattagggcttcccctggtggcgcagtggttgagagtccgcctgccgatgcagggggcatgggttcgtgccccggtccgggaggatcccacatgccgcggagcggctgggcccgtgagccgtggccgctgagcctgcacgtccggagcctgtgctccgcaacgggagaggccacaacagtgagaggcccgcgtactggaaaaaaaaaaaaaaaaaaaaaaattcaattatacAAACCTACGAGTAGATCCATTATATTAAAAGCCAAGGTAACAAATACTCAAAACTCATTACTTCCTAATTATTTCACTACACTTTACCATTTATGCTCTTCAGGTTAtttatgtctattttatctgcatTGTGGAAATACTACATAATGATGTGCTGCTGCTTATCTCTTCCTACCTGTTCATTCAGTGATATCCGCTGGTGGTTTGAAATCTGCCATGATGGGAGTATTCATACCACACAAATCAGCAAATGCTTCATAATTGTTTTGTACATCATCTGGAATTAAGAAAGTGACAGAGAAAAGTTAATAAtgcagattaaatttttttttttctttgcgttacgcgggcctctcactgctgtggcgtctcccgttgcggagcacaggctctggatgcgcaggctcagtggccatggctcacgggcccagccgctccgcggcatgtgggatcttcccggaccggggcacgaacccgcgtcccctgcatcggcaggcggactctcaaccactgcgccaccagggaaggcccagatTAAATTTTAAGTGTGTCAACTCTGTAGCTGTTTCGTTTTGAGTAGCAGCAAAAATTTGAGGAAATATACTTCCAGTATTAGAATATTATCCAATTCAGCAAAGAAGCCATTCATGTCATTGACGAACTAGCAAAGTTCAATATATCTCGATTGTTTCATTTTCCACCTACTCCTTAACGTAAAAGataatactgggacttccctggtggtccagtgagtaagactccgCGTTCCCAATGCAGGCGACCCGGGTTTGacccctgttcagggaactaggtccttcatgcatgctgcaactaagcgTTCTCATGCcgtaactaaagatcccgcatgccacaacgaggatcccacaagccgcaactaagacccagcacagcctaaataaatattttaaaaaatatatatatatattattttattttatttatttatttttggctgcattgggtcttcattgctgtgggctctctctagttgcagcaagcgggggccactcttcattgcggtgtgcaggcttctcattgcagtggcttctcttgttctggagcacgggctctagagcgcaggctcagtagttttggcacgcgggctcagtagttgtggcgcccgggcttagttgctccgcagcatgtgggatcctcctggaccagggcttgaacccgtgtcccttgcattggcaggtggattcttaaccactgtgccaccagggaagcccatatttttttttttttaaaaaaagataatatcaACCAACAGTCATGTTGGAACTACACTCATTGGTCAATGCAACCACACAGAGGCTACACAATATCAAAGAAAGCATACTGTTAGAATCAACTGGCTATatggaatttataataaaaagtatcgtgtattttattattatttgtaagttTTGTGCTACACATTCTTCGTATTAGTGAACGTTATAATACACATATAACATATATGGACACAGGACTGACTACATGATTTTGGTgcccagtgcaaaataaaaatgcaggaacTCTTGTTCAAAaatcattaagaatttcaagacagagCATTCTGACCTCACAAGTCACACATGATGAAGGAAGCccagtatatacatacatgccGCCCTCCCGTCCCAGGtgattgttaaacatttacaACTCCACCACCCAGCACATACTTGCAATGCTGGCCAAACCTGAATATCCAATGCTGCCGAATcagacaagaggaagaagcagatatattcaaatcctggctctaccacttaccaaCTGTATAACCCAATTCCTCTGGACATCAGATTACTCCTATACAAAGTGGGAACAATATGAACTGCCTCATTCATAGAGATGTTCAGGAACAGCAGTGACAGCATTTACTGACTGTTCATATGTGTCATACAGTGTTTTgggtattttacatgtattagcaTTTAACCCACACAATACCACCTACCGAAGTAGGTGCATTATAATCCTTCtagttttataaataaggaaataggtACATAAGTGCTTTCTCATATAGTCAGTAAATGTTGGAGCTAAGTTTCAGATTCGGTTAGTTTTGACTCCAAGATGCTTTTAGCCACTACTCTATAAGGTCCGCCAAAATGCCTGATAGcttgtaagtgctcaataaatattagttattatgtTAACATAATGGACAAGAAAGCTCTGAGTAAACTGAAAAGAGACCTATAAATGCACTGATTA harbors:
- the UBIAD1 gene encoding ubiA prenyltransferase domain-containing protein 1 encodes the protein MAASQVPGEKVNIQAGETAKVGDRDLLGNGCSEQDRPPQRSWRQKCASYVLALRPWSFSASLTPVALGSALAYRSQGVLDPRLLVGCAVAVLAVHGAGNLVNTYYDFSKGIDHKKSDDRTLVDRILEPQDVVRFGVFLYTLGCVCAACLYYLSPLKLEHLALIYFGGLSGSFLYTGGIGFKYLALGDLIILITFGPLAVMFAYAVQVGSLAVFPLVYAIPLALSTEAILHSNNTRDMESDREAGIVTLAILIGPTLSYVLYNTLLFLPYLIFSILAVHCSISLALPLLTIPMAFSLERQFRSQTFNKLPQRTAKLNLLLGLFYVSSIILAPAGSLPKL